One genomic window of Blastopirellula retiformator includes the following:
- a CDS encoding ATP-binding response regulator → MRNGWNEQFRGFMFAIAATAAALWVRTLLHPILEDRLPFGVFYLSVIISAWLGGTASAVVAMVLGMVAAAHFIIPPQSSLLIAEPADWVSLLIYAIVGAVTIVTFEKTRCEQREAEQRSCENQELTETLKRSDLQKDEYLALLAHELRNPLAPIATSVDLMARCRDDGRRFDALRRAVLRQLSQLVRIVDDLLDVSRYLQGKMRLLRDPFDLREAVGAAVEMVQPQIDERQHDVRLLIPDVAIGVSGDRVRLVQVVSNLLSNSAKYTPRGGRICIDLRAENGEAVLSVSDNGIGIADDDRRRIFEAFAQVDSSHTRDHGGLGLGLALVKQLCELHEGTVDVISRGPGKGSRFEIRLPLVELPTPSVRVVEKQESIDLESTSVLIVDDNRDAAETLSMLLTFEGMNATVAYDGPMALDLLRKQKPAFILLDIGLPGMDGYEVARRIRADHGQDGVKIIALTGWGGPEDRRRTKEAGFDDHVVKPVDPANLVSLLRGAQPQSA, encoded by the coding sequence ATGCGAAACGGCTGGAACGAGCAATTTCGCGGTTTCATGTTCGCCATCGCGGCCACCGCGGCCGCACTGTGGGTGAGGACGTTGCTTCACCCCATCTTGGAAGATCGGCTCCCCTTTGGCGTCTTCTATCTCTCGGTCATCATCAGCGCCTGGCTCGGCGGAACGGCGTCGGCCGTTGTGGCGATGGTGCTGGGAATGGTGGCTGCGGCGCACTTTATCATTCCGCCGCAATCGAGTCTGTTGATCGCCGAGCCGGCCGACTGGGTTTCGCTGTTGATCTACGCGATCGTCGGCGCGGTGACGATCGTCACTTTCGAGAAAACCCGCTGCGAGCAACGGGAAGCCGAACAGCGCTCTTGCGAAAATCAAGAGCTGACCGAAACGCTGAAACGTTCCGATCTGCAGAAAGACGAATACCTGGCGCTGCTGGCCCACGAGCTGCGCAATCCGCTCGCTCCGATTGCGACCAGCGTCGACCTGATGGCCCGCTGTCGTGATGATGGGCGGCGGTTTGACGCGCTGCGCCGGGCGGTGCTGCGTCAACTGTCGCAGTTGGTGCGGATCGTCGACGACCTGCTGGATGTCTCGCGCTATCTGCAGGGGAAGATGCGGCTGTTGCGGGATCCGTTTGACCTGCGCGAAGCGGTTGGCGCCGCCGTCGAAATGGTGCAGCCGCAAATCGACGAACGTCAGCACGACGTCCGGCTGCTGATTCCGGATGTGGCGATCGGCGTTAGTGGCGATCGCGTGCGGCTGGTTCAGGTCGTCTCGAACCTGCTGAGCAACTCGGCCAAGTACACGCCCCGCGGCGGACGAATCTGCATCGATCTGCGGGCCGAAAACGGCGAGGCGGTCCTTTCCGTCTCGGACAACGGCATCGGCATCGCCGACGATGACCGGCGGCGGATTTTTGAAGCGTTCGCCCAGGTCGATTCTTCGCATACCCGCGATCATGGCGGATTGGGGCTAGGGTTGGCTTTGGTGAAGCAATTGTGCGAACTGCATGAGGGCACGGTCGACGTCATCAGTCGTGGGCCAGGAAAGGGGAGCCGCTTTGAAATTCGGTTGCCGCTGGTCGAGTTGCCCACGCCGAGCGTGCGCGTCGTCGAAAAACAGGAGTCGATCGATCTAGAGTCGACGTCGGTGCTGATCGTCGATGACAATCGGGACGCGGCTGAAACGCTTTCGATGTTGCTAACCTTTGAAGGGATGAACGCGACGGTCGCCTACGATGGACCGATGGCGCTCGATCTGCTGCGGAAACAGAAGCCGGCGTTTATCTTGCTCGATATCGGGCTGCCGGGGATGGACGGGTACGAGGTGGCGCGGCGAATTCGGGCCGATCATGGTCAGGATGGGGTGAAGATTATCGCGCTAACTGGTTGGGGCGGTCCCGAAGATCGGCGCCGCACCAAGGAGGCGGGATTCGACGATCATGTCGTCAAACCGGTCGATCCCGCCAATCTGGTCTCGTTATTGCGGGGCGCGCAGCCGCAATCGGCGTAA
- the gltX gene encoding glutamate--tRNA ligase, whose product MVRTRFAPSPTGYLHIGGVRTALFNWLYAKRHGGQFILRIDDTDQQRNVEEALAPILHGFRWLGMDWDEGPEVGGPYEPYYQSERLERYQQAAQQLLDSGHAYYDYATPEELDAERKAADAEKRPFQYSRKYMAETAEERAKWEAEGRSHVVRLKMPREGVCAFTDSVRGDVEFQWSKENDLVIQRADGTCLYHLASVVDDYDLKITHVIRAEEHLSNTPRQIFIGQSLGFDIPQYAHLPYVAEPGSKNKLSKRKLEKYLKNADFKRLNEHGQVIADQIGLTTSAETFNPVIVDFYELTGYLPAAILNYLVLLGWSLDDKTEDLSIEEMIANFSLERVTKAPASFDCKKLWAFQDRYMQKLPLKQKTAACLPYLQKAGLVADPAPCEVGPKLTRIIEACGDRLKVMGDIIAYADYFFVADEEMKYDEKAFNKRLGSPEALALLTKFRATLAVVETWDVPTLDKTMHDFVASEEIKIGEIIHAVRIATTGQGVGPGLFDCLDIVGKDSCLARIDRTLALAAERNAT is encoded by the coding sequence ATGGTTCGCACACGCTTCGCTCCCAGCCCGACCGGATATCTCCACATCGGCGGGGTTCGCACCGCGCTGTTCAATTGGTTGTACGCCAAACGTCACGGCGGGCAATTCATCTTGCGCATCGACGATACCGACCAACAGCGGAACGTCGAAGAAGCGCTGGCCCCCATTCTGCACGGCTTTCGCTGGCTTGGCATGGACTGGGACGAAGGGCCCGAAGTGGGCGGCCCGTACGAACCGTACTACCAATCCGAGCGGCTCGAGCGTTATCAGCAAGCGGCCCAGCAGCTGCTCGACAGCGGTCACGCCTACTATGACTATGCGACGCCGGAAGAGCTGGACGCCGAGCGGAAAGCGGCCGACGCCGAAAAGCGACCGTTCCAATACAGCCGCAAGTACATGGCCGAAACCGCCGAGGAACGCGCCAAGTGGGAAGCGGAAGGCCGCAGTCACGTCGTCCGGCTGAAGATGCCGCGCGAAGGGGTCTGCGCCTTCACCGACAGCGTCCGCGGCGACGTTGAGTTCCAGTGGAGCAAAGAAAACGACCTCGTCATCCAGCGGGCCGACGGCACCTGCTTGTACCACCTGGCGAGCGTCGTCGACGACTACGACCTGAAGATCACGCACGTGATCCGGGCCGAAGAACACCTGTCGAACACCCCGCGGCAGATCTTCATCGGGCAGTCGCTTGGTTTCGATATTCCGCAATACGCGCACTTGCCTTACGTCGCCGAGCCCGGCAGCAAGAACAAGCTAAGCAAGCGAAAGCTTGAGAAGTACCTGAAGAACGCCGACTTCAAGCGGCTGAACGAACATGGGCAAGTGATCGCCGATCAGATCGGCCTAACCACGTCGGCCGAAACGTTTAACCCGGTGATCGTCGACTTCTACGAGCTGACCGGTTACCTACCGGCGGCGATCCTCAACTACTTGGTGCTGCTTGGCTGGTCGCTGGACGACAAGACCGAAGACCTGTCGATCGAAGAGATGATCGCCAACTTCTCGCTCGAGCGCGTCACCAAAGCGCCAGCCAGCTTCGACTGCAAAAAGCTGTGGGCGTTCCAAGATCGCTACATGCAGAAACTGCCGCTGAAGCAGAAGACCGCCGCCTGCTTGCCTTACCTGCAGAAGGCGGGCCTAGTCGCCGATCCGGCGCCGTGCGAAGTCGGCCCCAAGCTGACCCGCATCATCGAGGCCTGCGGCGATCGCCTGAAGGTGATGGGCGACATCATCGCGTATGCCGATTACTTCTTCGTCGCCGACGAAGAAATGAAGTACGACGAAAAGGCGTTCAACAAACGCTTGGGTTCGCCTGAGGCACTCGCCCTGCTGACCAAGTTCCGCGCGACCCTCGCGGTGGTCGAAACGTGGGACGTGCCGACCCTCGACAAGACGATGCATGACTTCGTCGCTTCTGAGGAAATCAAGATCGGCGAGATCATTCACGCCGTCCGCATCGCCACGACCGGCCAAGGGGTTGGTCCTGGACTCTTTGACTGTCTCGACATCGTCGGGAAAGATTCGTGCCTGGCCCGCATTGATCGGACGCTGGCCCTGGCCGCAGAAAGGAACGCGACGTAA
- a CDS encoding response regulator — translation MLVLSRRAKEKIVFPNLNITVELLQVRGKMVKIGVDAPKEVSIMRPDACSDAELEAMKRQAPSLIGTHQFRNRLNTLNLGLHLCSRQIDAGMTEEAVDTLKRLLAELKELDAAVGQDRTATRREKEGEKSRNLLVVEDDDNERELLAGLLRMYGFHVSVAKDGQAALEYLALNDLPDYVLMDLSMPRFDGPATLRVLRNDPRMGKLKVFAVTGSDPQHFADDGDQSEDRFDAWFRKPLDPAEIVEAVSQRAQPAIAGW, via the coding sequence ATGCTCGTGCTTTCTCGCCGCGCAAAAGAGAAGATCGTTTTCCCCAATCTCAACATCACCGTCGAGTTGCTCCAAGTGCGGGGCAAAATGGTGAAGATCGGCGTCGACGCTCCCAAAGAAGTGTCGATCATGCGTCCCGACGCCTGCAGTGACGCCGAACTGGAAGCCATGAAACGCCAGGCGCCTAGCCTGATCGGCACTCATCAGTTTCGCAATCGCCTGAACACGCTCAACCTTGGCCTGCACCTCTGCAGCCGGCAGATCGACGCCGGCATGACCGAAGAAGCGGTCGATACGCTCAAACGCCTGCTGGCGGAACTGAAAGAGCTGGACGCCGCCGTCGGCCAAGATCGCACAGCGACCCGCCGCGAGAAAGAGGGAGAGAAGTCGCGCAACCTGCTGGTGGTCGAAGATGACGACAACGAGCGCGAACTGCTGGCCGGGCTGTTGCGGATGTACGGCTTTCACGTCTCGGTCGCCAAAGATGGCCAGGCGGCGCTCGAATACCTGGCGCTGAACGACTTGCCCGACTACGTGCTGATGGACCTCAGCATGCCGCGGTTCGACGGCCCGGCTACGCTGCGCGTGCTCCGCAACGATCCCCGCATGGGCAAACTGAAAGTCTTCGCCGTGACCGGCAGCGATCCGCAGCATTTTGCCGACGATGGCGACCAGTCCGAAGATCGCTTCGACGCCTGGTTCCGCAAACCGCTCGACCCAGCCGAAATCGTCGAAGCGGTCAGCCAACGCGCCCAACCGGCGATCGCCGGTTGGTAA
- a CDS encoding amidophosphoribosyltransferase produces the protein MSELYHECGIAAVYHLPSDEPSPLCPDQGPAHISRLLPRMLLDIQNRGQLAAGMTSYMPGRNQLIDTHRDIGTVREVFRLSHRGKSEALMKEYAGCAAIGHVRYATCGEDDRSYAQPFERHHLLKHKWFSFAFNGQLANYKELRDRLLADNDHHLARETDTEIIMHELSREMNGDRKVPLIEALRNASQRFDGAYSLVMLNAEGDMLIARDPLGIKPLCYAIEGPLFAAASESVALLNLGFEPESIKSLEPGHAITITNGEFEIQKFAESPRKAHCFFEWIYFANVASTLDERSVYVTRTNLGVELARMEREDGRVTIDEDTLVVPVPDTSKAAADSMAFELGIPSREGLIRNRYSGRTFIETGKQRRRAAEVKYTPLREVLEGKRVFLVEDSIVRSTTMRVLLDRLRERGGVKEIHVRVACPPIIAPCFYGIDMSTIGELFAPKFLPDGQLTEEAQAEMALALGADSVRFLPRPAIARAVNLPGGQLCQACISGEYPTAAGEQLYQVALDASLSGSEGRTYERRDPAVTAT, from the coding sequence ATGAGCGAGCTTTATCACGAGTGCGGGATCGCCGCCGTCTATCACCTTCCCAGCGACGAGCCGAGCCCGCTCTGTCCCGATCAAGGCCCCGCGCACATTTCGCGGCTGCTGCCTCGGATGTTGCTCGACATCCAAAACCGGGGACAGCTGGCCGCCGGCATGACTTCGTACATGCCGGGTCGCAATCAGCTGATCGACACCCACCGCGACATCGGCACGGTGCGAGAAGTCTTCCGTCTGTCGCATCGCGGCAAGAGCGAAGCGCTCATGAAGGAATACGCCGGGTGCGCCGCGATTGGCCATGTCCGGTACGCCACCTGCGGCGAAGACGATCGCAGTTACGCCCAACCGTTTGAGCGGCATCATTTGCTCAAGCACAAATGGTTCAGCTTCGCCTTCAATGGGCAGCTGGCCAATTACAAAGAATTGCGTGATCGCCTGCTGGCCGACAACGATCATCACCTGGCCCGCGAGACCGATACCGAAATCATCATGCACGAGCTGAGCCGTGAGATGAACGGCGATCGCAAGGTGCCGCTGATCGAGGCGCTACGAAACGCGAGCCAACGTTTTGACGGCGCGTACAGCTTGGTGATGCTGAACGCCGAAGGGGACATGCTGATCGCCCGCGATCCGCTCGGCATCAAGCCGCTCTGCTATGCGATCGAAGGCCCGCTGTTCGCCGCGGCCAGCGAAAGCGTCGCCCTGCTGAACCTCGGTTTTGAGCCCGAAAGCATCAAGTCGCTGGAGCCCGGCCACGCGATCACGATTACCAATGGCGAGTTCGAGATTCAGAAATTCGCCGAGTCGCCGCGCAAAGCGCACTGCTTCTTCGAGTGGATCTACTTCGCCAACGTCGCCAGTACGCTGGACGAACGAAGCGTCTATGTGACCCGCACCAATCTGGGCGTCGAGTTGGCCCGGATGGAACGGGAAGATGGCCGCGTGACGATCGACGAAGACACGCTGGTCGTGCCGGTCCCCGATACCAGCAAAGCGGCCGCCGACTCGATGGCGTTTGAGCTGGGCATCCCGTCCCGCGAAGGTTTGATCCGCAACCGCTACTCGGGCCGCACGTTTATCGAGACCGGCAAACAACGCCGCCGCGCCGCCGAAGTCAAATACACCCCGCTCCGCGAAGTGTTGGAAGGCAAGCGGGTCTTCTTGGTCGAAGACTCGATCGTGCGTTCCACCACCATGCGGGTGCTGCTCGATCGACTGCGCGAACGAGGGGGCGTCAAAGAGATTCACGTCCGCGTCGCCTGCCCGCCGATCATCGCTCCGTGCTTTTACGGCATCGACATGTCGACGATTGGCGAACTATTCGCGCCGAAGTTTCTGCCGGACGGCCAGCTGACCGAAGAAGCCCAGGCCGAAATGGCGCTCGCGCTCGGCGCCGACTCGGTCCGGTTCCTGCCGCGGCCGGCGATTGCCCGCGCGGTCAACTTGCCAGGCGGCCAACTTTGCCAGGCCTGCATCAGCGGCGAGTACCCAACGGCAGCCGGCGAACAGCTCTACCAGGTCGCCCTCGACGCCAGCCTGAGCGGCAGCGAAGGCCGAACCTACGAACGCCGCGACCCCGCGGTGACGGCGACCTGA
- a CDS encoding carboxypeptidase-like regulatory domain-containing protein, with protein sequence MRYAIFAAALVALVITGCSNDLMPGAVEAKGVVLLDGAPLEGATVIFSPVGDGRSANGRTDEAGAFSLGTIAPADGVLPGEYQVAIIKSLVDESRATEDPMAIQERTGQFPPSPPNINIVPRKFANPERSGLTASVSDEGTTELKFEIETK encoded by the coding sequence ATGCGATATGCAATTTTCGCTGCGGCGCTGGTTGCGCTCGTGATAACCGGTTGTAGTAACGACTTGATGCCCGGGGCTGTTGAAGCGAAGGGAGTCGTCTTGCTCGACGGGGCTCCGCTTGAAGGCGCGACGGTCATTTTTTCTCCGGTCGGCGACGGACGTTCGGCCAACGGCCGGACCGATGAAGCGGGCGCTTTCTCGCTGGGAACGATCGCGCCAGCCGATGGCGTCTTGCCGGGCGAGTATCAGGTCGCCATCATCAAATCGCTCGTCGACGAGTCGCGTGCGACCGAAGATCCGATGGCGATCCAAGAGAGAACCGGTCAGTTTCCCCCTTCGCCGCCAAACATCAATATCGTCCCGCGCAAGTTCGCCAATCCCGAGAGGTCGGGGCTGACGGCCAGCGTTTCGGACGAAGGGACGACCGAATTGAAGTTTGAGATCGAGACGAAGTAA
- the proB gene encoding glutamate 5-kinase, with translation MTDLLRQEIAATADLIVVKVGTRVLTAPDGTLNRPRIAQFAEEMSRLLDAGRKMVMVSSGAVGAGMDRLKLKQRPTDLAQLQAVAAVGQARLIEAYDQTLAVHGRHGAQVLLTAEDLDHRVRYLNIRNTLVSLLEFGVLPIINENDTVAVDELMTTFGDNDRLAARVTNLLRAPLLVILSDVAGFYDRSPDDPDAQVIPVVQKFDDHLMSFVRDKKTGLSKGGMASKLEAARLVTTAGENVIIASGRDPQALTKIVNGEQIGTLFLPQGKTVSPRKRWIGFSVEPRGRLIVDDGAKRALEASGRSLLAIGVVGVEGDFEKGDVVRICGSDGTEIARGLTNYSAPEVARIRGIQSDRISEILGHCPYVELIHRDNLTLSRAAN, from the coding sequence ATGACCGATCTTTTGCGCCAGGAAATCGCCGCGACCGCCGACTTGATCGTCGTAAAAGTGGGAACCCGCGTTCTCACCGCTCCCGACGGAACGCTCAATCGCCCCCGCATCGCTCAATTTGCCGAAGAAATGAGCCGGCTGCTGGACGCCGGGCGCAAGATGGTGATGGTATCTAGCGGGGCGGTCGGCGCCGGGATGGATCGGTTGAAGCTGAAACAGCGGCCGACTGATCTGGCCCAATTGCAGGCGGTCGCCGCCGTCGGTCAAGCTCGCCTGATTGAAGCGTACGATCAAACGCTGGCGGTCCATGGTCGGCATGGGGCCCAGGTCTTGCTGACCGCCGAGGACCTGGATCATCGGGTTCGCTATCTGAACATTCGCAACACGCTGGTCTCGCTGCTCGAGTTTGGGGTGCTGCCGATCATCAACGAAAACGACACCGTCGCCGTCGACGAGTTGATGACCACGTTTGGCGATAACGATCGCCTGGCGGCCCGCGTCACCAATCTATTGCGTGCTCCGCTGTTGGTCATTTTGTCGGACGTCGCCGGCTTCTACGATCGCTCGCCCGACGATCCCGACGCGCAGGTGATTCCGGTCGTGCAGAAGTTTGACGATCACCTGATGTCGTTCGTCCGCGACAAAAAGACCGGCCTCTCGAAAGGAGGCATGGCCAGCAAGTTGGAAGCGGCCCGCCTGGTGACGACCGCCGGCGAGAACGTGATTATCGCCTCAGGGCGCGATCCGCAGGCCCTCACGAAGATCGTCAATGGCGAGCAGATCGGCACGCTGTTTCTGCCGCAGGGGAAAACGGTCTCGCCGCGGAAACGCTGGATCGGCTTTTCGGTCGAACCGCGGGGACGGCTCATCGTCGACGACGGCGCCAAGCGAGCGCTCGAAGCGTCGGGACGCAGTCTGCTGGCGATCGGCGTGGTAGGCGTCGAAGGAGACTTCGAGAAAGGGGACGTCGTCCGCATTTGCGGCAGCGACGGAACCGAAATTGCTCGCGGGCTAACGAATTACTCGGCGCCGGAAGTGGCCCGCATTCGGGGCATTCAAAGTGATCGGATTAGCGAGATCCTGGGGCATTGCCCGTATGTCGAATTGATCCACCGCGACAACCTCACGCTGAGTCGCGCGGCGAATTAG
- a CDS encoding DUF1559 domain-containing protein — protein sequence MKRSAFTLVELLVVIAIIGVLIALLLPAVQQAREAARRMQCSNKLKQIGLALHNYHDTFGALPARQGGTSGPADPDYLQHNASRLSGWIGTLPFLEYGNLYDQIKSPQTFGGIDFNPYGGGPWKTEYHLWRTKIEALRCPSDGAVSEASGSGFCNYAFSMGDAPRRSHHAMSNGMFGALSWFKFGDVTDGLSNTLAIAERTVGVDSTKIIGGGIVLAADAWSGSVTDSNAHLVTPAVCAAKAGAGKRYLTGLDTRTWPGRRWADGANPYAGSITTILAPNSPSCSSDFGWDGSAAILSANSFHPGGANGLLGDGSVHFYTETIDTGNLSVSPTNGGPSPYGVWGAIGTKSGGEANASL from the coding sequence ATGAAACGTTCCGCATTTACGCTGGTCGAGCTGTTGGTGGTAATCGCCATCATCGGCGTTTTGATTGCGCTGCTCTTGCCGGCAGTGCAGCAAGCCCGCGAAGCCGCGCGGCGGATGCAGTGCAGCAACAAGCTGAAGCAGATTGGTTTGGCGCTGCACAACTATCACGACACCTTTGGCGCCTTGCCGGCCCGCCAAGGTGGTACCAGCGGTCCGGCCGACCCCGACTATCTGCAGCACAATGCAAGTCGGCTCAGCGGTTGGATTGGTACGCTGCCGTTTCTGGAATATGGAAATCTGTACGATCAGATCAAATCGCCCCAGACGTTCGGCGGCATCGACTTCAACCCCTACGGCGGCGGTCCGTGGAAGACGGAGTATCACCTGTGGCGAACGAAGATCGAGGCGCTGCGCTGCCCGTCGGATGGCGCTGTTAGCGAAGCGTCCGGCAGCGGTTTCTGCAACTACGCCTTTTCGATGGGAGACGCTCCTCGCCGATCGCATCACGCCATGTCCAATGGCATGTTCGGTGCACTTAGCTGGTTTAAGTTTGGCGACGTGACCGATGGCCTGAGCAACACGCTGGCGATCGCCGAGCGGACCGTCGGCGTCGATTCGACCAAGATTATTGGCGGCGGCATCGTCTTGGCGGCCGATGCCTGGTCGGGCTCGGTGACCGACAGCAACGCGCACTTGGTCACCCCCGCCGTCTGTGCGGCGAAGGCGGGCGCCGGCAAGCGGTATCTGACTGGTCTGGATACGCGTACCTGGCCGGGACGCCGCTGGGCGGATGGCGCTAATCCGTACGCCGGCTCGATCACCACGATCCTGGCGCCCAACTCGCCGTCGTGCAGTTCCGACTTTGGCTGGGATGGCTCGGCCGCGATTCTTTCCGCCAACAGTTTTCATCCCGGCGGCGCCAACGGCCTGCTCGGCGACGGATCGGTACACTTCTATACCGAAACGATCGACACCGGCAATCTTTCGGTCTCGCCGACCAATGGCGGTCCTTCGCCGTATGGCGTCTGGGGCGCGATAGGCACCAAGAGCGGCGGCGAAGCGAACGCCTCGCTGTAA
- a CDS encoding class I SAM-dependent rRNA methyltransferase: protein MAQQQPVDGIPTATLKPRKAQPLYGRHPWALHSAFDQIDDSAANGDIVQLVGDHGRFVAYGVVNRQSRINARLYSWDADQPLTDDFWKRKLAAAIDCRRQLGLFHETAGCRLVYSEADGLSGLIVDYFAGHVVLQINALAMEKRLDVIVAALNELIAPKSIAVRGEAGIQKAEGITVEAAVLQGEVPTDPIYISENGIEFELDLSGGQKTGFYLDQRENRVAAAKYFSGRRVLDMFCYSGGFSLAAAKLGGASEVIGIDGSDRAIELARRNAARNGVTNARFESVDAFDHLKAQVDAGEKYDAVILDPPKFTKTRRNINEALKAYFHVNRQGVNLLNPGGILVTCSCSGNVSREDFQMTLLGVAQKSGRDIQILEQRAAAIDHPTLVTCPETQYLKCFICRVE, encoded by the coding sequence ATGGCGCAACAACAACCGGTCGACGGTATTCCCACGGCGACCCTCAAGCCGCGCAAGGCGCAGCCGCTGTACGGGCGTCATCCGTGGGCGCTCCACTCGGCATTTGACCAGATCGACGATTCGGCCGCCAATGGCGACATCGTGCAGTTGGTCGGCGATCATGGTCGCTTCGTCGCTTACGGCGTCGTCAATCGCCAAAGCCGCATCAACGCGCGGCTTTACAGCTGGGACGCCGATCAACCGCTGACCGACGACTTCTGGAAACGGAAGCTCGCCGCCGCGATCGACTGCCGTCGTCAGCTGGGCCTGTTCCACGAAACGGCCGGCTGCCGACTTGTCTACAGCGAAGCGGACGGGCTCAGCGGTTTGATCGTCGACTATTTCGCCGGTCATGTGGTGCTGCAGATCAACGCCTTGGCGATGGAAAAACGTCTGGACGTGATCGTTGCCGCGCTCAACGAACTGATCGCCCCGAAAAGCATCGCGGTACGCGGCGAAGCCGGCATCCAGAAGGCGGAAGGCATCACGGTCGAAGCGGCGGTGCTGCAAGGGGAAGTGCCCACCGACCCGATCTACATCTCGGAAAACGGGATTGAGTTTGAACTCGATCTCAGCGGCGGACAAAAGACTGGCTTCTATCTCGATCAGCGCGAAAACCGCGTTGCCGCCGCGAAGTACTTCTCGGGGCGCCGGGTGCTCGACATGTTCTGCTACAGCGGCGGGTTTAGCCTGGCCGCAGCGAAGCTGGGCGGCGCCAGCGAAGTGATCGGCATCGATGGCAGCGATCGGGCGATCGAACTGGCTCGCCGTAACGCCGCGCGAAACGGCGTCACCAACGCCCGGTTTGAATCAGTCGACGCGTTCGATCACCTCAAGGCGCAAGTCGACGCCGGCGAAAAGTACGACGCGGTAATCCTCGATCCGCCGAAGTTCACCAAGACCCGCCGCAACATCAACGAAGCGCTGAAGGCGTACTTCCACGTCAATCGCCAAGGGGTCAATCTGCTCAACCCCGGCGGTATTCTGGTGACCTGCAGTTGCTCCGGCAACGTTTCGCGGGAAGACTTCCAGATGACGCTGCTCGGCGTGGCCCAAAAGTCAGGCCGCGACATCCAGATCCTGGAACAGCGGGCCGCCGCGATCGATCACCCGACGCTGGTCACCTGCCCCGAAACGCAGTACCTGAAGTGCTTCATCTGCCGCGTCGAGTAA
- a CDS encoding molybdopterin-binding domain-containing protein gives MNMPTTLTDVVCCGCSCLCDDLQVDVDGGRVANVTPNCLRGQRYFSLSEQGAQCRIDGEEASLTQGISAATELLAAAKAPLLLGLGELTIDAQRAALDWADKLGAYVDAGNPAEPDPSGMVLQSTGLITATLGEIRDRADVVLYWNADPQLTHPRYRERFALGVAGKFFAGSRTSLVIDQTVTATSLRADSYFESPITDNLEVAQTLLALGRGKCQNPPPKLLRIHQKLAAANYAAIVCGPEFFGGDDGAAVLETLADYVRELNQTNRAIVSLLKSGPNWVGAAETIAWRTGYPSPVRFAADGPEYEPTSFRAAKLLARGQVDAVIRFDGDWLRKAPPEMLTALAKLPTIAFGHDDLDLPAKVAFRVAKPGVECGGSMHRLDDVPLPLTAVLSTERQSTETIIRQIIG, from the coding sequence GTGAATATGCCCACGACCTTGACCGACGTCGTTTGTTGCGGTTGCAGCTGTTTGTGCGATGACCTGCAGGTCGACGTTGACGGCGGCCGAGTGGCGAACGTGACGCCCAACTGCTTGCGCGGCCAACGCTATTTCTCGCTGTCGGAACAAGGCGCCCAGTGCCGAATCGATGGTGAAGAGGCGTCGCTCACGCAAGGAATCTCCGCCGCAACCGAACTGCTGGCCGCCGCCAAGGCGCCGCTGCTGTTGGGTTTGGGCGAGCTAACGATTGACGCGCAGCGGGCGGCGCTCGACTGGGCCGACAAGCTAGGCGCCTATGTCGACGCCGGCAATCCGGCCGAGCCTGACCCGAGCGGCATGGTGCTGCAATCGACCGGCCTGATCACCGCGACCTTGGGCGAAATCCGCGACCGGGCCGATGTCGTCTTGTACTGGAACGCTGATCCCCAGCTGACGCATCCCCGCTATCGGGAACGGTTCGCGCTGGGCGTGGCTGGCAAGTTCTTCGCGGGCTCGCGAACGTCGCTGGTGATCGACCAGACGGTGACGGCAACTTCGTTGCGGGCCGATTCGTATTTTGAGTCGCCGATCACCGACAATCTGGAAGTTGCCCAGACGCTGCTGGCGCTAGGGCGAGGAAAGTGCCAAAACCCGCCGCCGAAACTGCTGCGGATTCATCAGAAGTTAGCGGCCGCCAACTACGCCGCGATCGTCTGCGGGCCCGAGTTCTTTGGCGGCGACGATGGCGCGGCGGTCTTAGAGACGTTGGCCGATTACGTGCGCGAGTTAAACCAAACCAATCGCGCGATCGTGTCGCTGCTCAAGAGCGGCCCCAATTGGGTTGGCGCCGCCGAGACGATCGCCTGGCGAACCGGCTATCCCAGTCCCGTTCGGTTCGCCGCCGATGGTCCTGAATATGAGCCAACCAGCTTTCGCGCGGCGAAGTTGCTGGCCCGCGGGCAGGTTGATGCGGTGATTCGTTTTGATGGCGATTGGCTGAGAAAGGCGCCGCCGGAGATGCTTACCGCGCTGGCCAAATTGCCGACGATTGCGTTTGGCCACGATGATCTCGACCTGCCGGCGAAGGTCGCCTTTCGCGTCGCCAAGCCCGGCGTCGAATGCGGCGGCAGCATGCACCGGTTGGATGACGTCCCCTTACCGCTGACTGCGGTGCTGTCGACCGAGCGGCAATCGACCGAGACGATCATTCGCCAAATCATTGGCTGA